Within Bdellovibrionales bacterium, the genomic segment ATGTCGTTGAAAGCATCCGACGCGAACACAAAGAATTGCCAGCCGGCAAGTTAGAATATCGTGATAAGGAAGACTTGATTCGCGTCATGGGTGAGATCTCAAACCTAGATGGCTTTAATGACTTGATTATTAGTCGTCGCGGTGGAAGCCCAAATTTTGTTCCGATACGGCTGAAGGATGTCTCCAAGGTTTATGAGGGGATTGAAAATATTCGTCGCATTTCTCGGATTAACGGGCAACAGGCAATGAATATGGCGATTAGCAAGCAACGAGGAGTCAATGCAGTCGCCACCGCAGACCGGGTCAAAGAGAGAATCTCTCTCATTCAGAAGGATTTACCTCAAGGAGTTGCGTTGGAGATCATGTTTGATCGCACCAAATTCATTCGAGAGAGCGTGAGTGAATTGATTTTTACTCTTCTTCTTTCTGCCCTCCTTACCTCGCTCGTTTGTTGGATTTTTCTTGGATCTTTGTCAGCAACGGCAAATATTTTACTCGCCATACCGACGGCAATTGTTGGAACCTTTATTGTTATTCATCTACTGGGATTTACTCTGAATACTTTCTCCCTGCTCGGGCTTGCATTGGCCATCGGAGTGGTCGTCGATGATGCCATCATTGTATTAGAGAACATTGTAAGATACGCTCGAATGGGTTTTGATAAGGTCAATGCCTCTTACAAAGGCAGCCGTGAGATCACCCTTGCTGTGGTCGCAACCAGCCTCGCAATCATATCCATCTTTACTCCTGTTGCTTTTATGAAGGGTATTGAAGGCCGATTCTTTTTTGAGTTTGCGGTCACAATTTCTGTAGCGATTGCTCTTTCTTGTCTCGAATCATTAACCCTGGCGCCGATGCGATGCTCACAAATGTTGAATATAGACGCACGAAGGACAGCCTTTGGAAAGGGCTTTGAGAGGTTCATGGATTTTCTTCGAAATTTTTATGCATCTACCTTAAGCAAAGCTCTCGATCACCCCTGGAAGATTTCTCTTGGAGCGATTTTTCTCATTATTGGATCTTTAGCACTCTTTCGCTATTTGGATACAGAATTCGTGCCGACGCAAGATAGGGGCGTTATTTCGGTGTCATTTCAGGCTCCGAACGGAAAATCGATGAGTTACACAGATGAGCGAGTGGGCCAGTTTGAGCAACTTGTTGTGAATCACCCCTCTATTGACCGAGTTTTTATTAGCATTGGTGGATTTGGCCAGGGTGGGCAAGGAAATAAGGGCAATGCAATGGTCGTATTAAAGGAGAGAGGGGATCGCCGGCAATCTCAAGCGGAAGTCATCGATGAATTGCGCGCTAAAACAAAGTCCATCAGTGGTATTAAGTTCTTCTTTCGGGATCGATTTGGATCAAGCCTTGGAGGACGGAGAGGAAATGCTGTTGAATTTTCCATCAGCGGACCGGATCCAAAAAAGCAGATTCAGATCTATGAAGATCTGAAGACTGAAATCGAAAAGCTTGGATTGCTTCAAGATGTTCGCTCAGATGATGCCTCCGGCATATCTGAAGTCCAGGTCATCCCGAATCGAGCGAAAGCAACCAAGTTTGGAGTTGAGATTGCCGAGGTTGCCAGCCTTATCAACGCCACCTTTGGCGGCGTTGTTCCTGCCAGCTACACCAAGGGTTCTCGAAGATTTCAAGTTTTCGTGCAGCTTCAGGAAAAGGATCGTCATCGAATTGAACAGATTCAAAATCTGTCCGTTCGCAACAACAGAGGTGAGATTATTCCTTTGTTACAGGTCGTAGATCTAAAATCCTCGACATCTCCACAGTTTGTTTATCACGAAAATCGAGTACGCGGAGTTCGGGTCGACTCGTCCCTAGCTAAAGGCATAAAAGACGGATCAGCTATTACCCAAATCAAAGAAGTCGCAAAAAGAATTCTTCCCGATGGATATTCCTTGAGATTTTCTGAAACACCCCA encodes:
- a CDS encoding efflux RND transporter permease subunit encodes the protein MSLSEISIRRPVLAWVIMFSLVFFGFLSFRQMGINENPDVDFPTITIRYIYDGAAPDVVEKDVIDPVEAVLVSMSGIRHMDSVAEKNGARLTLEFELDRKIDFVLQEVQTLLARAQSQLPDSVESPSVSKSNADDEPIIYLSLVAPNLSLRDLNILFRDQIVDQFSTIDGVADVRAYGYHEPQLRVDLDAKKLSQFQLTAQDVVESIRREHKELPAGKLEYRDKEDLIRVMGEISNLDGFNDLIISRRGGSPNFVPIRLKDVSKVYEGIENIRRISRINGQQAMNMAISKQRGVNAVATADRVKERISLIQKDLPQGVALEIMFDRTKFIRESVSELIFTLLLSALLTSLVCWIFLGSLSATANILLAIPTAIVGTFIVIHLLGFTLNTFSLLGLALAIGVVVDDAIIVLENIVRYARMGFDKVNASYKGSREITLAVVATSLAIISIFTPVAFMKGIEGRFFFEFAVTISVAIALSCLESLTLAPMRCSQMLNIDARRTAFGKGFERFMDFLRNFYASTLSKALDHPWKISLGAIFLIIGSLALFRYLDTEFVPTQDRGVISVSFQAPNGKSMSYTDERVGQFEQLVVNHPSIDRVFISIGGFGQGGQGNKGNAMVVLKERGDRRQSQAEVIDELRAKTKSISGIKFFFRDRFGSSLGGRRGNAVEFSISGPDPKKQIQIYEDLKTEIEKLGLLQDVRSDDASGISEVQVIPNRAKATKFGVEIAEVASLINATFGGVVPASYTKGSRRFQVFVQLQEKDRHRIEQIQNLSVRNNRGEIIPLLQVVDLKSSTSPQFVYHENRVRGVRVDSSLAKGIKDGSAITQIKEVAKRILPDGYSLRFSETPQKKLMDTIFIMALGLVVAYMVLASQFNSFTDPLIVFLAIPFGLIGSLAALALGGQTLNVYSLIGILLTMGIVKKNSILLVEFTNHQRDQGLDLRKALIEACPVRLRPILMTSLATVVAAIPAALALGPGAETRIPMALTVIGGVLFSTLCTLLVVPCVYLLLAPKRRTVLLET